The following are encoded in a window of Alphaproteobacteria bacterium genomic DNA:
- a CDS encoding aromatic ring-opening dioxygenase: MSGAPYHAHIYYADRERAAAAALRETFIALAEGGKDAPVLFVGRMMDRGVGPHPIPQYEIHFRERSVEEVVARIEASGLRALVHPLTDDDLADHTRLARWIGEPVQLDESTLDPPGRNQGVERFGKTDF; this comes from the coding sequence ATGTCCGGCGCGCCCTATCACGCCCATATCTATTATGCGGACCGCGAGCGCGCCGCGGCGGCGGCGCTGCGCGAAACCTTCATCGCACTGGCCGAGGGCGGGAAGGATGCGCCGGTCCTGTTCGTAGGCCGGATGATGGATCGGGGCGTCGGCCCCCACCCGATTCCGCAATACGAGATCCACTTTCGAGAGCGCTCGGTTGAAGAGGTCGTCGCGAGGATCGAGGCGTCGGGCCTGCGCGCGCTGGTCCACCCGCTGACCGACGACGATCTCGCCGATCACACGCGCCTCGCCCGCTGGATCGGGGAGCCGGTGCAGCTGGACGAAAGCACGCTCGATCCGCCGGGGCGAAACCAGGGCGTGGAGCGCTTCGGCAAGACGGATTTCTAG